The stretch of DNA GAGCGTGGTGCGAGTGTTGCGCAGCGGATCATTCGGATCGGGAATCATCGCGTGTTCGGCGATCGAACGCAGGCGCACGACCAGATGGTGGGTGGTGAACCACGCGCCGATCCACAGCAGGTAAAGCGCGGCGTGCCCGCAGGCCGCCAGCATGCCGAACAAGAGGAGGTTCGTAATCGCCACGCCGCGCAGGTTGCGCCAGCTGCCGTTGGCACCGAACTGCTGGACGTTCATTCCCACACCGAGATCGCGCGCCAGTGTGTATTTCACCCGCTTCCACGCCGTTTGCCCGCTGAGATCGCGCCAGATCTTGCGCCGCATGCTCGCCCAGGTCACCGGAAACGGCGTGGCGAGATTCAGGTCGGGATCCTCTGGTGTCCAGTTCTTGGCGTGATGCTGCAGGTGGTAGCGCCGGTACGGGCCAATATCGCTCCACACGGGATAGGCGCACAGCCAGTTGCCCACCGTGTCGTTGACCGTACGCTGTTTAAACAGTGTGCGGTGGGCGGCTTCGTGCATCAGGACGGCGAAGCCCAGTTGGCGCACGCCGATGACGGCGAGTGCGAGCAGGACGGTGAACGGATTCGGAAAGCGGGCGACCAGGGCAAGCGAAGCGAACACCAGTCCCCAGTTCGTGATGACCGAGGCCCACGAACGCCAGTCATTCATCTGCCGCAATTCCTGAATTTCCGCCCGTGTCAACTTCTGGAGCCAGCGCTTCGAGTCACCCGCCGCCAGCTCCGCCGCATCGACAACCGGCGCTTCCATATCGTTCATGCCGCGTCTCCTTGCCTGGTTCGGATCAATTGCAGTCGCCGTTGGCGAGCCGGCGGCGTCCCCTCAGCAACCTGACGCAGGAAGGACAA from Candidatus Binatia bacterium encodes:
- a CDS encoding fatty acid desaturase family protein, with amino-acid sequence MNDMEAPVVDAAELAAGDSKRWLQKLTRAEIQELRQMNDWRSWASVITNWGLVFASLALVARFPNPFTVLLALAVIGVRQLGFAVLMHEAAHRTLFKQRTVNDTVGNWLCAYPVWSDIGPYRRYHLQHHAKNWTPEDPDLNLATPFPVTWASMRRKIWRDLSGQTAWKRVKYTLARDLGVGMNVQQFGANGSWRNLRGVAITNLLLFGMLAACGHAALYLLWIGAWFTTHHLVVRLRSIAEHAMIPDPNDPLRNTRTTLACWWERLFVAPNYVNYHLEHHLIMTVPHYNLPRMHRILRDRGVLEGACVDKGYLGVLKRAASKPASLSHPGLSVVPGP